The uncultured Carboxylicivirga sp. genomic interval CTACAAAGTTAACTTCAATAATTTATGATATATATGTTGAAAAAGTAAAGTATAAGTTGGTTTCAATGGAGTCTGACTATGAACGGTACAATTATCTTGAAAATTCATATAGGGATATTGCAGTAATTGATAGAATAATTGAGATTTCAAAAAAATTCAATAAAGACCACAAGGAAAAGAAAATTACCTTTCAATATTTATCCTCAGCACCTTCTAAAACTTCATCTCTTTTCAATATATTAAAGGATATTGATATTGACATCAACTATAATTTCAACAGAGATATTTATCAGTGTTTCCTTTTAAAAAGTCTTAGAAAAATTAATGAAGACGGAAAATCTACAAGCAAGATTATTGAACTTCTTTATAATGTATTAGAACAAAAAAGGTTCATAGAAAATAGTATTAATCTTCTGGATAGCAAAAAACATAGAATTGAAAATGAGGTCACAAAAAATTTAAATCAACTCCTACTAGATTCAGAAAATGACATTAAAAATACATTATTGTACAATTCATATAAGGAGCACAGCCAAACATTAAACAATGCATTACAACAAATAAAGTCACCAAGTCAAAGAAAATCATTAACTGATTTCTTCACTAAAACAAACAGCTTTCTCAATAATGACAACTTGCTATTACTCAATAAATTTGAATGCGCAACTATTAGCATTCAAAAATATCGACAAACATTTCTATTATCAAACCGACTTATTGACAACAAACAATTCTATGATATTCAAATCCCTTTTGGAAAAGATATAATTCGGAATTTATTTCAACACCTACCAATACTTCCATTTATTCATGATAATAATGAATATACGGAATCTATAAATAAAGTCTGTTTAATAATCACACAATCTCCGAATGAAGAGATTAATAATATAGAATTTAATAACACTGTTCGTAGTATTATTAAACAACTGTCATCCAACCCAACAATTAACGTCAAAGAAATAACAGTTGAATTTTTAATTTTAAGTTATTTAAATCTTATTACAAAAACCTCAAAAGCATTTGAACTATCTTCAAGAGAAAATTATAATGGAAGTGAAAATGAAATAATTGATGCCCTAAAAGCACAACAATCCATTATTAAAAATTCACTCTTAACTTCAGACTGGGATAAAATAAATAATAAGCTCAATGTCGTTGAGCGAAAAGAGCAATTTCTTAAAGAGTTAGATTATTTACTATTGTGGCTTCTTAGAAGAAATCATAATTGCTCAAAAGAACAGAGTCAGTCAAATTGTATCAATTGCAAATATGATGAAGTAATTTCATTCGGAAAAGATTGCATAAGCAAGCACAGTAATGATGGAAGATTCTACCATGGATTGGCTTTAGCATATCACTCAAAAGCATATGCAAAAAAGCTACATTGTAAATACGTTTTATCAGATAATTTAGCTATAATAAGCTTATTTGATTCATCTAAAACAGCACTAATGAATTCCCTTGAATATTATTCTTTAATTCTTAAAAATGAAAGAGACAAACTTAAAAACACTCTAATTGTTAAAAGCATTATAGCAGTTCACAATACAATAGCTGATTGTTATTTAAGAACATTTGATTTAATGGATGAAAAGGATGATAAACTTCTTTCAAAAGTTCATAATCATATTTCTTCAATTCAAGATAACTTCAATTTGATAAATGAAGATATTGATGACTTTCCATCGATAAACCATACTATCGCCGAACTTCATTATTTTGAGTCAAGCCTACATTTTGAAAGAGAAGAGTATCAAGCTTCATTTTCGAAAATATCAGAAGCGACTTTGACAGTCTATAATTTTGAACATAGAAAAGAAAATATTCCCGAAAATTTTTATGAAATTATTCATGATATTAATAAGTTAAGGTTTAACCTGTTTCAGAAAATGAAAATGCTATGACATTTACAAAACACAACATTTTGTAAATGTCATAGCCGATTCAGCACGTAATTGAAAGTTGTAACCCGCATCAACATTGCCTCGAGTTGACAGGGGATAAGCCCGCAAACGGCTACGCCACTTACAATTTACCGTTAGGCATCATTTGAAAATCCGACAATGACAGAAATTGATATTAACAATAAAGCATTTGGTTTTGTAGAGCAACTTACAATTCTTGACAAAGAGGAGAATCAAAATGATAGTCAGAAAAGTAAAGGCTCTATGGAGGAGTTGGGAGTTGTCGATTTATCTGATAATTTAGTTGAAGGTAGCCCATTTATACAGAAAAAATATTTACCAGAAGTTTCTGATTATGGATTATCAATTTCAATTGATGGAGTGAATTATGGTTTTAAAGATTCTGAGTATATTAATTACTATAAGTTTATTCATGAGTTAATTAATTATGAGTCTTGGAAGACAAAAGTATCAACTGATTATTTAAGAGAAAAGGTTTTATTGTGGTTGATTGAAGTATTTAAGCTTAAAAGAGCTTCTCATAACCTGACAAATTATTTAAATGAACAACTAGACAAGGATTTAAAAACAAAAAGATATTATTATCCTGTTCTCAACTTATCGATTGAAGAACCCTTTTTTATAGGTAAGATTCAATTTACCTATATGACAAAAAGATATTTTGACGAATATTGGAGTAAAGTAAAAGAGAGTGGTAACATGACTAAAGATGAATTTGATTCATTATTTAGGAAATATCAAGGAAGGGTTTTTATTGTCGCAGAAACATTTGCAGAAAGCAAAAAGGCTGGAGAAATTTCGTATGAAAAAGCTTGTTTAGCAATAGATATGATAAAGATACTTTCTCCAACAGTATATTATCCAGAACAGACTTGCTACATTGATTTAGAAAAAAGGATTCCTTATACATCAGAATTTTTAACTCAAGAAAAAGATAAAAAATTTGGGTTTGGTTTAAATATGTCTGCTAATAATAGTCCATTTCATATCCCCAAAAAACTTTGCAACCAGTTTCAGAAAAGCTTTGACTTGCTAGGAACACTTTTTAATGATGAGAAAAGTGATTTGGATGAACTATTAATTAATTCGATTAAGTTGGTTGCAAAGGCAATAAAGGAAACGGATTTGCATTCAAGAATATCTTTCTTAATCATGGTTTTAGAAAGTATCTTTCTTCTTGATGAAGAGGATTTTAAAATGGAAAAAAAGTGTAAACGAAGAATTAGTGAGCTAATGTATCCAACTGATGGAAAGAAATATCAGACTCTTACAAATATACTTACTAATATGTATGAAATTCGACATAAGATGACCCATAAGTCAATTCGTTTATATGTTGAATTGCAGCAATTAAGGGAGTTTCAAACGAGTGTAATTGATTCTATAATCAGGATTTTACACAACAAGTATAAACTGAAAAATAAAATAGTATTAATTGAATATTTAGATAAAAAAGTAAAAACGAATGCCTAATAACTAAGCGTTCTGCCTGGTTGCAAACCAAAGGCTGAACGCATGTGTTGCCGACAACCGGATAGAAATCGCTAATAGGTGTTATGGGGATTGATAAATAATGGATCAGGTGATAAAAAGAAGTTGCTTCGCTATTGATCTATGTATAGCCATCTTTAACGGTGGAGGCTTCTAGGTATCAGAAAATATTCTCCATCGGCAGTAATATTATGCACATAATAATATTAGATTTGTATAACAAGATCCGTATAATGGGAGACTATCAAGTATACCGATGCATGGGGATG includes:
- a CDS encoding HEPN domain-containing protein yields the protein MTEIDINNKAFGFVEQLTILDKEENQNDSQKSKGSMEELGVVDLSDNLVEGSPFIQKKYLPEVSDYGLSISIDGVNYGFKDSEYINYYKFIHELINYESWKTKVSTDYLREKVLLWLIEVFKLKRASHNLTNYLNEQLDKDLKTKRYYYPVLNLSIEEPFFIGKIQFTYMTKRYFDEYWSKVKESGNMTKDEFDSLFRKYQGRVFIVAETFAESKKAGEISYEKACLAIDMIKILSPTVYYPEQTCYIDLEKRIPYTSEFLTQEKDKKFGFGLNMSANNSPFHIPKKLCNQFQKSFDLLGTLFNDEKSDLDELLINSIKLVAKAIKETDLHSRISFLIMVLESIFLLDEEDFKMEKKCKRRISELMYPTDGKKYQTLTNILTNMYEIRHKMTHKSIRLYVELQQLREFQTSVIDSIIRILHNKYKLKNKIVLIEYLDKKVKTNA